A portion of the Ptiloglossa arizonensis isolate GNS036 chromosome 11, iyPtiAriz1_principal, whole genome shotgun sequence genome contains these proteins:
- the Cda4 gene encoding chitin deacetylase Cda4, translating into MSPQRRKLLLYAVLVVSVYGQKNSKKDEEKKDEEFKCPEGQGNGNFADPATCRRFYQCVDGYPYLNRCPSGLHFDDISKFCTFKNEARCGPIATTPPPVTEPPTDLAEKCDYANCQLPYCYCSRDGTRIPGWLQADETPQMIIMTFDGAINHNNFDHYKKIFATDRLNPNNCPLKGTFFISHEYCNYNMVQSLAHDGHEIATETISLQKGLEDKGYEEWVGEMIGMREILKYFSNISRSEIVGMRAPYLKPGRNTQYKVLEDFGYIYDSSIGISPLEVPIWPYTLDYKIPHECKAGTCPTKSFPGVWELPLNAHYVESYEGGHCPYLDQCVLHNHDPEEVFEWLQEDFMRYYEQNRAPYMMPFHTNWFQIKELERGLSKFLDWAVTLPDVYFVTATQALTWMTDPKPIKSLNNFEGWSCKKKENLPGPLCNNANKCALDFKPTESNFTTTRYLETCRECPNKYPWLGDSKGTGLFNDNYNPEKK; encoded by the exons ATGTCGCCACAGAGGAGGAAATTGCTCCTTTACGCCGTCCTGGTCGTCTCAG tCTATGGGCAAAAAAATTCTAAGAAGGATGAAGAGAAGAAAGATGAGGAATTTAAATGTCCCGAAGGTCAAGGCAATGGTAACTTTGCTGATCCAGCAACGTGTAGGAGGTTTTATCAG TGTGTCGATGGATACCCATATTTAAACAGGTGTCCATCAGGATTACATTTTGATGACATCAGTAAGTTTTGCACCTTTAAAAATGAAGCTCGATGTGGACCCATTGCTACAA CTCCACCACCAGTGACAGAACCACCGACTGATTTAGCAGAGAAATGTGATTACGCAAATTGTCAGTTACCGTACTGTTATTGCTCAAGAGATGGTACAAGAATTCCAGGCTGGCTTCAAGCAGATGAG ACACCCCAAATGATAATAATGACATTTGACGGAGCAATAAATCATAATAATTTTGACCATTACAAAAAGATATTTGCCACTGACAGACTGAATCCAAATAATTGTCCATTAAAAGGTACTTTTTTCATTTCACATGAATATTGTAATTACAATATGGTTCAAAGTCTAGCACACGATGGgcatgaaattgctactgaaactATATC ATTGCAAAAGGGTTTGGAAGATAAAGGATATGAAGAATGGGTTGGAGAAATGATAGGAATGAGAGAGATACTGAAGTATTTTAGCAACATCTCAAGAAGTGAAATTGTTGGTATGAGAGCTCCGTACTTAAAACCTGGACGTAATACTCAATACAAAGTACTAGAAGACTTTGGATACATATATGACAGCAGTATTGGAATTTCACCATTAGAAGTACCAATTTGGCCATATACTCTTGACTACAAGATTCCACATGAATGTAAAGCAGGAACATGTCCTACTAAATCCTTCCcag GTGTATGGGAATTGCCACTAAATGCACATTATGTTGAAAGCTATGAAGGAGGACATTGTCCTTATTTGGATCAGTGTGTACTTCACAATCATGATCCTGAAGAAGTCTTTGAATGGTTACAAGAAGATTTTATGCGATACTATGAACAAAATAGAGCACCATACATGATGCCTTTCCACACAAACTGGTTCCAAATAAAGGAACTTGAACGAGGTCTATCAAAATTCCTTGATTGGGCAGTGACatt GCCTGACGTGTACTTCGTAACAGCTACACAAGCACTTACATGGATGACTGATCCAAAACCAATTAAATCTTTAAATAACTTTGAAGGATGGTCatgtaaaaagaaagaaaatcttcCTGGACCATTGTGTAATAATGCAAACAAATGTGCTTTAGACTTCAAGCCTACAGAATCTAATTTTACTACTACTAG GTATTTAGAAACATGCAGAGAATGCCCCAACAAGTATCCATGGCTAGGAGATTCAAAAGGAACTGGACTATTCAACGATAATTACAATCctgaaaagaaatag
- the LOC143152948 gene encoding coiled-coil domain-containing protein 134 yields MPRVFVYIIVASVLTYTAHAHQVSLISENQQINEQPRENSSSESDNKIYEELLKKSLKHQRKEHADAVKRLERIDNYEQLYKMIMILGEKMVDMIETSKGMIENASFDPVRRSLPQNLTVQNAISSVLENTLLFGDIVLHFPHVMHRILKTQQRWNTIINWSLNFANRTRYLLIKESLVVINLMAQELRITEREPGYFNPYWRSAESRDRDKGETKTKGSSKKEKRKRGPQITKIEL; encoded by the exons ATGCCACGCGTATTCGTTTACATTATAGTTGCATCGGTGTTGACATATACTGCGCACGCGCATCAAGTATCTTTGATAAGCGAGAACCAGCAAATCAACGAACAACCGCGAGAAAACAGTTCATCCGAAAGTGATAATAAGATCTACGAAGAATTAT TAAAAAAATCATTGAAACATCAACGTAAGGAGCACGCAGACGCAGTAAAACGTCTCGAAAGGATAGATAACTACGAACAACTATACAAAATGATAATGATTCTCGGTGAAAAAATGGTCgacatgatcgaaacgagtaaaggaATGATAGAAAACGCGAGTTTCGATCCAGTTCGTAGATCATTACCACAAAACCTTACTGTACAAAacg CAATATCCAGTGTATTGGAAAACACGCTACTTTTTGGTGACATTGTTCTTCATTTCCCTCACGTGATGCATCGTATACTAAAGACGCAACAAAGGTGGAATACGATCATAAACTGGTCTTTAAATTTTGCAAATCGTACTAGGTATCTGTTGATTAAGGAGAGTCTTGTTGTGATTAACCTGATGGCACAAGAGCTTCGTATCACGGAACGCGAACCAGGATATTTCAATCCTTATTGGCGGTCCGCTGAGTCTCGAGATAGAGATAAAGGCGAAACGAAGACAAAGGGATCATCGAagaaggagaaacggaaaagaggACCACAAATTACGAAAATCGAGTTATGA
- the LOC143152949 gene encoding protein YIPF6: MAATNDTNLDFKVTMEYADPQNVEGEMTVGAKQKSNLGEPEFNTLDEPIRDTILRDVRAVGKKFYHVLYPKEKKSLLKEWDLWGPLVLCTFMAMILQGPSDTAFNSNDGGPEFAEVFVIVWIGSMVVTLNSKLLGGNISFFQSICVLGYCLLPTAIALILCRIILMAEQTTFLFSLRFVISMTGFAWATYASMAFLGDTQPVGRKALAVYPIFLFYFVISWLVISHTT, from the exons ATGGCAGCGACAAATGATACAAATCTCGAT TTTAAAGTTACAATGGAGTATGCTGACCCACAAAATGTTGAGGGTGAGATGACAGTAGGAGCAAAACAGAAATCAAACCTTGGGGAACCTGAATTTAATACTTTAGATGAACCAATCAGAGATACAATC CTCAGGGACGTTCGAGCAGTTGGCAAAAAGTTTTATCATGTTTTGTATCCTAAAGAGAAGAAGAGTTTATTGAAAGAAT GGGATCTTTGGGGACCATTAGTATTATGTACATTCATGGCAAT GATCCTACAAGGACCTTCTGATACAGCATTTAATTCAAACGATGGGGGACCAGAATTTGCAGAGGTTTTTGTAATTGTATGGATTGGATCTATGGTTGTTACATTAAATTCCAAATTATTGGGTGGCAATAT ATCCTTCTTCCAAAGTATTTGCGTCTTAGGATACTGCTTGCTGCCAACTGCCATTGCTCTCATTTTATGTAGAATTATATTAATGGCAGAACAGACTACTTTCCTATTTAGTCTAAGGTTTGTTATATCTATGACTGGATTCGCGTGGGCAACATATG CATCAATGGCATTTCTTGGTGACACTCAACCTGTAGGGAGGAAAGCTTTAGCAGTATAtccaatatttttattctattttgtaATTTCATGGCTGGTTATATCTCACactacataa
- the Bbs8 gene encoding tetratricopeptide repeat protein 8 encodes MELFKALSFFSRGKYEECAIICTDLLRKNPLDQAIWVLKMRALTLQVYVDDIEGEEEGIAESLLDNYTISSMPRPGTSLKNPGTAHVGQYLRPKTQSGRPLTGVIRPATQSAISQSVEQTLRTPRTAMTARPITASSSRSVRLGTASMLTEPGGPFIQLSRLNISKYASKPSIAKPLFEYIYYHEHDVRYALDLAVQATQVCQYKDWWWKVQLGKCYYSLGLVRDAEQQFKSALKDCKTIETVLRLIRVYIRLDQPLAALDICKRGLDYFPNDVNILTEMGRIFDGLNNASMSLKYYKIVTQEDASHTEAIASIGMHHFYNDQPELALRYYRRLLQMGVYNVELFNNLGLCCFHSQQYDHVISCFERALNLSTDENIADVWYNISHIALTVGDIIMAEECLKLAIISDNRHALAYNNLGVIKVRNGNLTAARMYFHAAANIANFIYEPHFNSAYLAYDVGDLQTSYIAVQKSLSAYPDHCDSKILLKKLERYFSHM; translated from the exons ATGGAACTCTTTAAAGCTCTGAGTTTTTTTAGTAGAGGGAAGTATGAAGAATGTGCAATAATATGTACAgatttattaagaaaaaatcCATTAGATCAG GCAATTTGGGTATTAAAAATGCGTGCCTTAACATTACAAGTATATGTGGATGAcatagaaggagaagaagaaggaattgCTGAAAGTTTACTAGATAATTATACTATATCTTCTATGCCTAGACCAGGAACATCTTTAAAAAATCCTGGCACTGCTCATGTAGGACAGTACCTTCGGCCAAAAACACAATCAG GTAGGCCACTCACAGGAGTTATAAGACCAGCTACTCAATCTGCAATATCTCAATCGGTTGAACAGACATTGAGAACGCCAAGAACTGCTATGACTGCTAGACCAATTACTGCAAGTTCTAGTCGAAGTGTTAG ATTAGGTACAGCATCTATGTTAACAGAGCCAGGTGGACCTTTCATACAATTATcacgtttaaatatttccaaatatgCCAGTAAGCCTAGCATTGCAAAACCACtatttgaatacatatattatcaTGAACATGATGTAAGATAC GCACTAGATTTGGCAGTTCAAGCAACCCAGGTGTGTCAGTATAAAGATTGGTGGTGGAAAGTACAACTTGGGAAATGTTATTATAGTTTAGGATTAGTGAGAGATGCAGAGCAACAATTTAAATCAGCATTGAAAGATTGTAAAACTATCGAAACAGTCTTGAGGTTGATTAGGGTTTACATTAGATTGGATCAACCGTTAGCTGCTTTAGATATATGTAAAAGAGGCCTTGACTATTTTCCTAACGATGTAAATATTCTCACTGAAATGGGACGTATATTTGATGGTCTGAATAATGCAAGCATGTcgttgaaatattataaaatcgtTACTCAGGAAGATGCATCGCATACAGAAGCAATAGCTAGTATTGGAATGCATCATTTTTATAATGATCAACCAGAATTGGCATTGCGTTACTACAG ACGCTTGTTACAAATGGGTGTATACAATGTTGAATTGTTTAATAATCTTGGATTATGCTGTTTTCATTCTCAACAATATGATCACGTTATATCGTGCTTTGAGAGAGCACTTAATCTTTCTACTGATGAAAATATAGCAGATGTTTGGTATAACATTTCTCACATTGCTCTT ACTGTAGGTGATATAATAATGGCAGAAGAATGTCTAAAACTAGCTATTATAAGCGACAATAGGCATGCTTTGGCATATAATAATCTTGGAGTCATAAAAGTACGAAATGGAAACCTAACAGCAGCACGAATGTATTTTCATGCTGCAGCAAATATTGCTAATTTTATCTACGAACCTCACTTTAATAGTGCTTACTTAGCTTATGAT GTTGGAGATCTTCAGACAAGTTATATTGCAGTACAAAAGTCTTTAAGTGCATATCCTGATCATTGTGATAGTAAAATTCTCCTCAAAAAATTAGAAagatatttttcccatatgtgA
- the Nd-b14.5b gene encoding NADH dehydrogenase (ubiquinone) B14.5 B subunit, protein MGEMENNSIQWAIDLLTKDSGYKPQFYNIYFGELLWGTFGFIAPFFWNYYRRRPLFSTLQHNVVTVVTGIGIGHIFQTWYDKRNSKNDALLVDYIKRHPNFFPEPRNRKYADILEPWYPIR, encoded by the exons ATGGGGGAGATGGAAAATAATTCTATTCAATGGGCTATTGATCTTTTAACAAAAGATTCAGGTTATAAGCCGCAATTTTATAACATATATTTTGGCGAGCTCCTTTGGGGGACTTTTGGTTTTATCGCACCATTCTTTTGGAATTATTACCGGAGGAGACCCCTATTTTCTA cCTTACAACACAATGTCGTGACTGTCGTAACGGGGATAGGTATTGGACACATATTTCAGACTTGGTACGATAAACGTAATAGTAAAAATGATGCACTCTTGGTAGATTATATTAAGAGACATCCAAACTTTTTTCCTGAACCAC GAAACAGAAAATATGCAGATATATTGGAACCGTGGTATCCAATACGTTAA